One segment of Oscillospiraceae bacterium MB08-C2-2 DNA contains the following:
- a CDS encoding ABC transporter ATP-binding protein — translation MEQKAREKVIEIRDLSITFSTMAGPSHAIRGVDIDLYRGETLAIVGESGSGKSVTMKAAMGILAKNATVNSGSILYTYRHDNGTAKTVDILQLKKAEMRRHISGKRMAMIFQDPMTSLNPTMPIGKQIMEGMLWHGRANKQEAKAKAVKLLQEVGIPDAEKRIKNYPHQLSGGMRQRVVIAIALACDPDLLICDEPTTALDVTIQAKILELIKRIQQERGISVIYITHDLGVVAKVADYVDVMYAGKIVEKGTVEEIFYEPRHPYTWGLLSAMPDLDTTDERLYTIPGSPPNLLHGVTGDAFAPRNQFALHIDKRLEPPMFQVSDTHWAATWLLDERAPKVEMPAELRQRVQRMKRGGDLNADL, via the coding sequence ATGGAACAGAAAGCCAGAGAAAAAGTAATCGAAATACGGGATCTTTCCATTACCTTCAGCACCATGGCAGGTCCTTCCCATGCGATTCGCGGTGTTGATATTGACCTTTACCGGGGCGAAACTCTTGCCATTGTGGGGGAGAGCGGCAGCGGTAAATCGGTTACCATGAAGGCAGCTATGGGTATCTTGGCTAAAAACGCCACGGTAAATTCCGGTTCAATCCTGTATACCTATCGCCACGATAACGGCACCGCCAAAACCGTGGATATTCTCCAGCTGAAAAAGGCAGAAATGCGCCGCCACATCAGCGGCAAGCGCATGGCCATGATTTTTCAGGACCCTATGACCAGTTTGAACCCCACCATGCCTATTGGCAAGCAGATTATGGAGGGTATGCTGTGGCATGGCCGTGCCAACAAGCAGGAGGCCAAGGCCAAAGCCGTTAAGCTTTTGCAGGAGGTGGGGATTCCCGATGCTGAAAAGCGTATCAAGAATTACCCTCACCAGCTTTCTGGCGGTATGCGGCAGCGTGTGGTTATCGCCATTGCGCTGGCATGCGACCCGGATTTGCTGATCTGCGATGAACCCACCACCGCCTTGGATGTGACCATTCAGGCCAAGATATTGGAGCTGATCAAACGCATCCAGCAGGAGCGGGGCATCAGTGTTATTTACATTACCCACGATTTGGGTGTGGTGGCTAAGGTCGCCGACTATGTAGACGTTATGTATGCGGGCAAAATCGTGGAAAAGGGAACCGTTGAGGAGATTTTTTATGAACCCCGGCACCCTTATACCTGGGGCCTTCTCAGCGCCATGCCGGATTTGGATACCACCGATGAGCGGCTGTATACCATTCCCGGTTCGCCGCCCAATCTTCTGCATGGCGTGACAGGGGATGCCTTTGCGCCCCGCAACCAGTTTGCTTTGCATATAGACAAGCGTTTGGAGCCACCCATGTTTCAGGTCAGCGACACCCACTGGGCGGCCACATGGCTGTTGGATGAGCGTGCTCCCAAGGTGGAAATGCCGGCAGAGCTGCGCCAGCGTGTCCAAAGGATGAAGAGAGGAGGCGATCTGAATGCCGATCTCTGA
- a CDS encoding DUF2318 domain-containing protein: protein MAKNNKTLGKSSINKKNTTPKKKWKLPVVLVSVFAVVLIVASVLVGRGVGGTADVISGETDNTNGQDLVIPTSEISETARFYPVDVDGTQLEVVAVKASDGSIRTAFNTCQICYDSGRGYYKQQGNVLVCQNCGNQFSMDRVEIEAGGCNPWPIFDEDKSVTESNITIPYGFLSKSSVIFANWKKSY from the coding sequence ATGGCAAAAAACAATAAAACACTTGGCAAATCCTCTATAAATAAAAAAAATACAACTCCCAAAAAGAAGTGGAAGTTACCGGTCGTTCTTGTATCGGTGTTTGCAGTGGTTCTAATTGTGGCCAGCGTTTTGGTTGGCCGTGGAGTTGGCGGAACTGCTGATGTGATTTCCGGGGAAACAGACAATACAAACGGGCAAGATCTTGTAATTCCCACCAGTGAAATATCCGAGACCGCCCGTTTTTATCCAGTGGATGTGGATGGAACACAGCTGGAAGTGGTGGCCGTAAAAGCTTCCGACGGCTCCATTCGAACCGCTTTTAACACCTGCCAGATTTGCTACGACTCCGGCCGGGGCTATTACAAGCAGCAAGGCAATGTGCTGGTTTGCCAGAACTGCGGGAACCAATTCTCCATGGATCGTGTAGAGATTGAAGCCGGCGGCTGCAACCCATGGCCTATTTTTGATGAAGATAAGAGCGTTACCGAGAGCAATATCACGATTCCATATGGTTTTCTTTCAAAATCCAGCGTGATTTTTGCCAATTGGAAAAAGTCTTATTAA
- a CDS encoding sulfite exporter TauE/SafE family protein encodes MGSSIKNKLLHIGGMTCVSCQNKIERKLSNTAGIKSAKVSYNAGTAEVTYDQDIITLKDIDAIIERLGYTVVSTRRGSDSGKKSVAGVLLVIASLYLLLQHFGILNLLVPSKLAETNMSYGMLFVIGLLTSVHCVAMCGGINISQCISTNQGEAGKSGALATLRPALLYNLGRVLSYTAIGFIVGGLGSTIAFSNTMQGILKVIAGLIMVMMGINMLGIFPWLRRFSPRIPAIFARRIDGQKAASKSPFLVGLLNGLMPCGPLQSMQIYALSTGSAFAGAFSMLLFSLGTVPLMLGLGALSSALGKKFTSKVMTAGSVLVVVLGIAMFSQGWSLSGLPYPSLFAGSAATPAVTDTSVKGTDTVQLVNSTLSPGRYPAITVQAGTPVKWVIVAPQGSINGCNNRIFIPAYGLEYSFKTGENIIEFTPSQTGTFPFSCWMGMIRGTITVVDADTEIPPQSGTSDQTVPQQGGLIGEPVPADYVIPTDQLAIAEHKDTFQQVTIELTDEGFQPAVVVVQSDMETEWIINNTSSKYSNFSLLVPYYASQVSLAAEANPLYLYPTDDFEFSNGDGSYFGYVKVVEDISSIDAEAIRQEVSDFETVIWPPQAFGTTGGGAPSCH; translated from the coding sequence ATGGGATCCTCTATAAAAAACAAACTGCTGCATATTGGCGGTATGACCTGTGTCAGCTGCCAGAATAAAATTGAAAGAAAGCTGAGCAACACAGCGGGAATCAAAAGCGCAAAGGTCAGCTACAATGCAGGAACCGCAGAGGTCACATACGATCAGGATATTATCACCCTCAAAGATATTGATGCCATTATAGAGCGGCTGGGCTACACGGTTGTATCCACCCGCAGGGGCTCGGATTCCGGCAAAAAATCCGTGGCAGGCGTGCTGCTGGTTATTGCTTCGCTTTATTTGCTTTTGCAGCATTTCGGTATTCTTAATTTGCTGGTACCAAGCAAACTAGCTGAAACCAACATGAGCTATGGCATGCTGTTTGTGATCGGCCTGTTGACCTCGGTGCATTGTGTAGCCATGTGCGGAGGAATCAATATATCCCAGTGTATCTCCACCAACCAAGGGGAAGCAGGAAAAAGCGGTGCACTTGCCACCCTCCGGCCAGCTCTTCTCTACAATTTAGGGCGTGTGCTCTCCTATACAGCAATCGGCTTTATCGTTGGTGGCTTAGGCTCCACGATCGCCTTCTCCAACACCATGCAGGGTATTCTCAAGGTGATAGCCGGTTTGATCATGGTCATGATGGGCATCAATATGCTGGGTATCTTTCCATGGCTTCGTCGATTCAGCCCAAGAATTCCCGCTATTTTTGCCCGCCGGATTGATGGGCAGAAAGCCGCAAGCAAAAGCCCCTTTCTGGTGGGGCTGCTCAATGGTTTGATGCCCTGCGGCCCTCTGCAATCCATGCAGATTTACGCCCTTTCCACCGGCAGTGCTTTTGCAGGAGCTTTCTCCATGCTTTTATTCAGCTTGGGAACCGTGCCGCTGATGCTGGGTCTTGGTGCTCTAAGCTCCGCTTTGGGGAAAAAATTCACCAGCAAGGTGATGACCGCCGGCTCGGTTTTGGTGGTTGTGCTGGGCATTGCTATGTTCTCACAGGGCTGGAGCCTTTCGGGGCTGCCATACCCTTCACTTTTTGCAGGCAGCGCCGCCACCCCCGCTGTTACCGATACCAGCGTTAAGGGCACGGATACTGTACAGCTGGTCAACAGCACCCTTTCTCCCGGCCGCTATCCCGCCATTACCGTTCAGGCAGGCACCCCGGTCAAATGGGTTATCGTTGCCCCACAGGGCAGTATCAACGGCTGCAACAACCGTATATTCATCCCGGCATACGGCTTGGAGTATTCCTTTAAAACCGGGGAAAACATCATTGAATTTACCCCCTCTCAAACCGGTACATTCCCCTTTAGCTGCTGGATGGGCATGATTCGCGGCACCATCACGGTTGTGGATGCCGATACAGAAATCCCGCCGCAGAGCGGCACCTCCGATCAAACCGTCCCACAGCAGGGTGGGCTTATAGGGGAACCGGTTCCAGCTGACTATGTGATTCCAACCGATCAACTTGCTATTGCTGAGCATAAGGATACCTTCCAGCAGGTTACCATTGAGCTGACAGATGAGGGCTTCCAGCCAGCGGTAGTAGTGGTGCAGTCCGACATGGAAACCGAGTGGATTATCAACAACACCTCATCAAAATACAGCAATTTTAGCCTGCTTGTCCCCTACTATGCATCACAGGTCTCACTGGCTGCTGAGGCAAACCCGCTTTACCTATACCCCACAGATGATTTTGAATTTTCCAACGGGGATGGCTCCTATTTCGGCTATGTAAAGGTGGTGGAGGATATCAGCAGTATAGACGCTGAAGCGATTCGGCAGGAGGTATCGGATTTTGAAACGGTGATCTGGCCGCCCCAAGCCTTTGGAACCACCGGCGGCGGTGCCCCCAGCTGTCATTAA
- a CDS encoding DUF4349 domain-containing protein, translated as MRKQLALLLAFTAVLFALTGCGSSGYSTSTISQAGSYAVREDMAAPAAESPMVAEATESGVNSPTAAPSGYERKLVRNMNITLETLTYDQGLEDLRALTEQLGGFVQNSRIQGKSLNQSNQPRTAYFSLRIPSGKLDELLNRMGESFNLLDVSESTDDYTDQYFDTESRLRALRLREERLLELLSKTARLEDLFQVEQELSQVRYEIESLTGSQQKIDSMVQLSTVEITLSEVVEYQEQVAPVKTFGQELRQALRSSWNGFVRGCQLFVLTLAAALPYLLVLFAVGLVVFLIAWRSAKKRRSAPPIPPTHTQGFPPEPPVNPEQ; from the coding sequence ATGAGAAAACAACTGGCTCTTTTGCTGGCCTTCACGGCTGTTCTGTTTGCTTTGACAGGCTGCGGCAGCTCAGGCTACAGCACTTCCACCATCTCCCAGGCCGGCTCTTATGCCGTAAGAGAGGATATGGCGGCTCCTGCTGCCGAAAGCCCGATGGTTGCAGAAGCAACGGAAAGTGGTGTAAACAGTCCCACAGCTGCCCCTTCCGGCTACGAGCGTAAGCTGGTTCGCAACATGAACATTACATTGGAAACTCTGACCTACGATCAAGGGCTTGAGGATTTGCGTGCTTTGACCGAGCAGTTGGGCGGCTTTGTGCAAAACTCCCGGATTCAGGGTAAAAGCCTGAATCAAAGCAACCAGCCCCGCACGGCCTATTTCAGCCTGCGCATCCCCTCTGGCAAGCTGGACGAACTTTTGAACCGTATGGGAGAGAGTTTTAACCTCTTGGATGTTTCGGAAAGCACCGATGATTATACAGACCAATATTTTGATACCGAATCCCGGCTTCGCGCTCTTCGCCTGCGGGAAGAGCGTCTCCTTGAGCTGCTGTCCAAAACCGCCCGGCTTGAAGATTTGTTTCAGGTAGAGCAGGAGCTTTCACAGGTGCGTTATGAAATCGAATCGCTCACCGGCTCTCAGCAAAAGATAGACAGCATGGTTCAGCTTTCTACAGTGGAAATAACGCTTTCTGAGGTTGTGGAATATCAAGAGCAGGTAGCGCCGGTTAAAACCTTCGGTCAGGAGCTGAGACAAGCACTTAGAAGCTCCTGGAATGGCTTTGTAAGAGGCTGCCAGCTGTTTGTGCTCACTTTGGCTGCGGCCCTGCCCTATCTGCTGGTTTTGTTTGCAGTGGGCCTTGTGGTATTTCTCATTGCATGGCGGAGCGCAAAAAAACGCCGCTCTGCTCCTCCAATCCCCCCAACTCATACACAAGGGTTTCCCCCTGAGCCGCCGGTAAATCCCGAACAATAA
- the cysK gene encoding cysteine synthase A: MSKVYKNLTDLIGKTPLLELVNYEKKHELQASVVGKLEYFNPAGSVKDRIAKAMIEDAEAKGLLGPESVIIEPTSGNTGIGLASVASARGYRIILTMPETMSVERRNLLKAYGAELILTEGAKGMSGAIAKAEELAQEIPHSFIPGQFVNPANPEIHRKTTGPEIWEDTDGNVDILVAGVGTGGTLTGAGEFLKDKNPNIKIVAVEPDASPVLSEGKSGPHKIQGIGAGFVPKVLNTSIYDEVIRVQNEDAFATGKELSKTEGLLIGISSGAAVWAATELAKRPENAGKVIVVILPDTGERYLSTPLFAE; encoded by the coding sequence ATGTCTAAGGTTTATAAGAATCTGACTGACCTGATCGGAAAAACCCCCTTGCTGGAGCTTGTTAACTACGAAAAGAAGCATGAACTCCAAGCATCCGTTGTTGGTAAGCTGGAATATTTCAATCCCGCCGGCAGCGTGAAGGACCGTATCGCCAAAGCCATGATTGAAGATGCAGAAGCCAAAGGGCTTCTGGGGCCTGAATCTGTGATCATTGAGCCCACCAGTGGAAACACCGGCATTGGCCTTGCCTCAGTAGCATCGGCCCGGGGCTACCGCATTATTCTCACCATGCCCGAAACCATGAGTGTTGAGCGCCGCAACCTGCTCAAAGCCTATGGAGCCGAGCTGATTCTCACCGAAGGTGCTAAGGGCATGTCCGGTGCCATTGCCAAGGCAGAGGAACTGGCTCAGGAAATTCCCCATTCCTTTATTCCCGGTCAGTTTGTGAATCCCGCTAACCCGGAAATTCACAGAAAAACAACCGGCCCCGAGATTTGGGAGGATACCGACGGCAATGTTGACATTCTGGTGGCCGGTGTCGGCACTGGTGGCACTCTCACCGGAGCCGGCGAGTTTTTGAAAGACAAAAACCCCAATATCAAAATTGTGGCTGTAGAGCCCGATGCTTCCCCGGTGCTTTCCGAAGGGAAATCCGGCCCACATAAAATTCAGGGAATCGGAGCCGGTTTTGTTCCCAAGGTGCTCAATACATCAATCTATGATGAAGTTATTCGTGTGCAGAATGAGGATGCCTTTGCCACAGGCAAGGAGCTTTCCAAAACAGAGGGCCTGCTGATCGGTATTTCTTCGGGTGCAGCTGTCTGGGCAGCAACTGAGCTGGCAAAGCGCCCGGAAAATGCAGGAAAAGTGATCGTGGTCATTCTGCCTGATACAGGTGAACGCTATCTTTCCACTCCCCTGTTTGCCGAATAA
- a CDS encoding ATP-binding cassette domain-containing protein: MPISEPILKVKGLKQHFQISGGHTVRAVDGVDFVIYPGETYGLVGESGSGKSTIGRSLIRLYDPTAGHIEFGGMDVSGKMTRGVTSRLRTEMQMIFQDPMSCLNPRKKVGEIIGQGLEIHHIGKNTAERKAKVAEMLEKVGLAPEHADRYPHQFSGGQRQRVGIARALIMNPKLVIADECISALDVSIQAQVVNLMKDLQSQTGTTYLFIAHDLSMVKYISDRIGVLHLGHLVETGTTDEIFENPIHPYTQSLLSAIPRPNPQVEKSRESKSYDAKAEGVVYNKGVQHHLGGEHYVLATPEELQRWTAK, translated from the coding sequence ATGCCGATCTCTGAGCCTATTTTGAAGGTTAAAGGCCTTAAGCAGCATTTTCAGATCAGCGGCGGCCACACGGTTCGTGCTGTGGATGGCGTGGATTTTGTGATTTATCCCGGCGAAACCTATGGCCTTGTTGGGGAATCCGGAAGTGGTAAAAGCACCATTGGCCGCAGCTTGATTCGTCTGTATGATCCCACTGCCGGACACATTGAGTTCGGGGGTATGGATGTTTCCGGGAAGATGACCCGGGGTGTTACCAGCCGGTTGCGCACCGAAATGCAAATGATTTTTCAGGATCCTATGTCCTGCCTGAATCCACGGAAAAAGGTGGGGGAGATTATTGGCCAGGGTCTGGAGATTCACCACATTGGCAAAAACACTGCTGAGCGCAAGGCAAAGGTAGCAGAAATGCTGGAAAAGGTTGGTCTTGCACCTGAACACGCCGATCGTTATCCGCATCAATTCAGTGGCGGCCAAAGACAGCGTGTGGGCATTGCCCGGGCGCTGATTATGAATCCAAAGCTGGTTATCGCCGATGAATGCATCAGTGCCCTGGATGTTTCCATTCAGGCACAGGTGGTTAACCTGATGAAGGATTTGCAGTCTCAGACTGGTACAACCTATCTGTTTATCGCCCATGATCTTTCTATGGTCAAGTATATTTCGGATCGAATCGGTGTTCTGCATCTGGGCCATTTGGTGGAAACTGGCACAACGGATGAGATTTTTGAGAATCCCATTCACCCTTATACCCAAAGCCTGCTCAGCGCAATCCCTCGCCCGAACCCGCAGGTGGAAAAAAGCCGTGAATCCAAAAGCTACGATGCAAAAGCAGAAGGCGTGGTATACAACAAGGGTGTTCAGCATCATCTGGGTGGTGAGCACTATGTTCTGGCCACACCGGAAGAGCTTCAGCGCTGGACTGCCAAGTAG
- a CDS encoding ATP-binding protein — translation MRSLRSQLSLYIMTIVLVMVALVSFLANIAVNRQFEEYIVSQEQQQREKIIDDLENLYNGMTRRWNADYLHAIGMYLLYDGYVLSVYDAFGASVWDAESHDMALCREIMSDITERMRQRNNNGGFTNYTYELKQGEQRIGTAAIKVYGPYFLRENEYHFINTLNALFLIIGVVSCIVSVITGTVLAHRIARPITKTAEIARRISGGNYSIRFEGATKTQELSMLIESINNMAGALDRQEQHRKQLTADIAHELRTPLAALRSHLEAMADGLWEATPERLVSCVEEVKRLSSLIVDLDRLAKLEQDNVKLNKAPVDLLEIASAVLANFEKEADNKKLSITLDGTATCLNADRDRMIQVVTNLVSNAIKYTPEGGQIRIEVKDDSENGFVVVEDSGIGIASKDLPYIFERFYRTDQSRNRKTGGAGIGLTIVKSIVEAHGGKITAESTEGSGSRFTVCLPQKSRIL, via the coding sequence ATGAGAAGCCTTCGTTCCCAGCTTTCTCTCTACATCATGACCATTGTGTTGGTCATGGTGGCCTTGGTCAGCTTTCTTGCCAATATAGCGGTAAACCGGCAGTTTGAAGAATACATTGTCAGTCAGGAGCAGCAGCAGAGGGAAAAGATCATCGATGATCTGGAAAATCTCTACAACGGCATGACTCGCAGATGGAATGCCGATTATCTTCACGCCATCGGCATGTATTTGCTTTACGATGGCTATGTTTTATCTGTTTACGATGCTTTCGGGGCCAGTGTCTGGGATGCGGAAAGCCACGATATGGCCTTGTGCCGTGAAATCATGAGCGACATTACCGAACGTATGCGGCAGCGGAACAACAACGGCGGCTTCACCAATTATACCTATGAACTTAAGCAGGGCGAACAAAGAATCGGCACCGCCGCCATCAAGGTTTATGGCCCCTATTTTTTAAGGGAAAATGAATATCATTTTATCAACACCCTCAACGCTCTTTTTTTGATTATTGGTGTTGTATCCTGCATTGTCTCTGTGATTACCGGAACCGTTCTGGCGCACAGAATCGCACGGCCCATCACCAAAACGGCGGAGATTGCCCGGCGTATATCCGGCGGAAACTACAGCATCCGGTTTGAAGGCGCTACGAAAACCCAAGAACTGAGCATGCTTATTGAATCCATCAACAACATGGCCGGCGCTTTGGATCGGCAGGAACAGCACAGAAAGCAGCTGACCGCCGATATTGCCCATGAGCTGCGCACCCCTCTGGCAGCACTCCGTTCTCATCTGGAGGCCATGGCAGATGGCCTCTGGGAAGCCACTCCTGAGCGGCTTGTCAGCTGCGTGGAGGAAGTGAAGCGTTTGAGCAGCCTGATTGTGGATTTAGACCGTCTGGCAAAGCTGGAACAGGATAATGTAAAGCTCAACAAAGCACCCGTTGACTTGCTGGAAATAGCATCCGCAGTCCTTGCCAATTTTGAAAAGGAAGCGGACAATAAAAAGCTAAGCATAACCCTCGATGGAACCGCCACGTGCCTGAATGCCGACCGTGACAGAATGATTCAGGTGGTTACCAATCTGGTATCCAACGCCATTAAATACACCCCAGAGGGCGGGCAAATTCGCATCGAGGTCAAGGATGATAGTGAAAACGGTTTTGTTGTGGTGGAAGACAGCGGCATCGGTATCGCTTCTAAGGATTTACCCTATATTTTTGAGCGGTTTTACCGAACCGATCAATCCCGCAACCGCAAAACCGGCGGAGCGGGCATCGGGCTGACCATTGTAAAATCCATCGTAGAAGCCCACGGCGGCAAGATTACCGCCGAAAGCACCGAGGGAAGCGGCAGCCGATTTACAGTTTGCCTTCCCCAAAAAAGCCGTATACTATAA
- a CDS encoding response regulator transcription factor encodes MLGNEKKSILVVDDEPKIVEVVSALFQSKGYRVFSAENGLAALELFGRQNISLVILDLMMPGLSGEEVCTEIRKKSRVPIIMLTARVEEEDLVQGLGLGADDYITKPFGLGELYARAEAVLRRAGDDLMPLAKRSSWRNGDLIIDFEKGTLQKREHSLPVTPTEIKLLLALIKYPGKIFTREELIEVALGHDFDGYDRAIDSHIKNIRQKIEDDPKNPVYVLTVHGLGYKFGGD; translated from the coding sequence ATGCTGGGCAATGAAAAGAAAAGCATTTTGGTTGTGGATGATGAACCCAAAATAGTGGAGGTCGTTTCCGCCTTGTTTCAAAGCAAAGGTTATCGGGTTTTTTCAGCTGAAAACGGGCTGGCCGCTCTGGAACTGTTCGGCCGCCAGAACATAAGCTTGGTGATTTTGGATTTGATGATGCCCGGGCTTTCCGGTGAGGAAGTCTGCACAGAAATACGAAAAAAATCTCGTGTTCCCATCATTATGCTTACCGCCCGGGTAGAAGAGGAAGATCTTGTGCAGGGGTTAGGGCTGGGTGCCGATGATTACATTACCAAGCCCTTTGGCCTCGGGGAACTGTATGCCCGTGCAGAGGCGGTTCTGCGCCGGGCAGGAGATGATTTGATGCCCCTTGCCAAGCGAAGCTCATGGAGAAACGGTGATTTGATCATTGATTTTGAAAAAGGAACCCTGCAAAAAAGGGAGCACAGCCTGCCCGTAACCCCCACAGAAATAAAACTACTCCTTGCCCTTATAAAATACCCCGGAAAGATATTTACCCGGGAAGAACTGATTGAAGTGGCACTTGGCCATGATTTTGATGGCTATGACCGGGCCATTGACAGCCACATTAAAAACATCCGGCAAAAAATTGAGGATGACCCGAAAAATCCGGTTTATGTTCTCACGGTTCACGGCCTAGGCTACAAGTTTGGAGGCGACTGA
- a CDS encoding HAMP domain-containing methyl-accepting chemotaxis protein translates to MKNPTNTEKKKRKKKTGGFMKNLTIKSKLIAGFGTVLVLMLASTLLSFMSLNIIFSQVQRYQQDALPNTVRILTLDGYNVSLQRYAALIFDTSDKTQRKAYIDQITSEKENLDEILEEIRQYANVSDESLGKIDNIIQINNECQRQLLELANANTSVSDEKGKAFLIAEYVPNALKMGDVVNEISAAIDARMAALNQQANQAKQISAILLIGSLVVSFGFVIVVVTLVAKSIAIPVKEIEYVFGEMSKGNLHHQVTYEGQDELGRMASTIRSTNEMLVAYIQDIAEKLTLLSKGDMRFTVDLDYVGDFHEIKQAMVDTASALNQTMLAIKTSADQVGSGAEQVSSASQALASGATQQASTIEQLNSSISNVGQQANKNADTVKKASEYVAQANEGIKAGNDCMQNLNEAMQDISNSSVKISNITKVIEDIAFQTNILALNAAIEAARAGSAGRGFAVVADEVRNLAGKSAQAAKQTSELIDHSTVLVAEGEKLAAETSEILEQVAEKAKLIEQSTQEIEKASSQQVYAIEQITQGLSQVASVVQTNAATSEESSASSEELSAQAEMLRHEVDRFKLSGTKLAAMQVQPAPLFNDVSKESRISLAPGSKY, encoded by the coding sequence ATGAAAAACCCAACCAATACCGAAAAAAAGAAGCGCAAAAAGAAAACAGGAGGCTTCATGAAAAACCTAACCATCAAAAGCAAGCTTATTGCAGGCTTTGGTACTGTGTTGGTTTTAATGCTGGCTTCCACCCTGCTTTCATTTATGAGTCTGAACATAATATTTTCACAGGTTCAGCGCTATCAGCAAGATGCTCTCCCCAACACTGTACGCATCTTAACACTTGATGGCTACAATGTTTCGCTTCAGCGCTACGCAGCCTTAATCTTTGATACAAGTGATAAAACCCAGCGGAAAGCTTATATCGATCAAATTACATCCGAAAAGGAAAATCTTGACGAGATCCTTGAAGAAATCAGACAGTATGCTAACGTCAGCGATGAATCACTGGGGAAAATCGACAACATAATTCAGATCAATAATGAGTGTCAAAGGCAGCTTTTGGAGCTAGCCAATGCCAATACCTCTGTTTCTGATGAAAAAGGAAAGGCATTTCTGATAGCCGAATATGTTCCCAATGCTCTTAAGATGGGTGATGTGGTTAATGAAATTTCCGCAGCCATCGATGCCCGTATGGCAGCACTTAACCAACAAGCCAATCAGGCTAAGCAAATTTCTGCCATTCTCCTGATAGGATCTCTGGTTGTATCGTTTGGTTTTGTAATAGTTGTGGTCACATTGGTTGCGAAATCCATTGCTATCCCTGTGAAAGAAATTGAATATGTATTTGGTGAGATGTCTAAGGGTAATCTGCATCATCAAGTAACCTATGAAGGGCAGGATGAGCTGGGCCGAATGGCTTCTACCATTAGGTCTACCAACGAAATGCTGGTTGCCTATATCCAAGATATTGCCGAAAAGCTGACCTTGCTTTCTAAAGGTGATATGCGCTTTACCGTGGATTTAGATTATGTTGGAGATTTCCATGAGATCAAGCAAGCTATGGTTGATACCGCCTCCGCTCTCAACCAAACCATGCTGGCCATTAAGACATCTGCCGATCAGGTGGGCAGTGGCGCAGAGCAAGTTTCCAGCGCTTCTCAGGCCCTTGCTTCCGGGGCTACTCAGCAGGCTTCAACCATCGAGCAACTGAACTCCTCTATCAGCAATGTGGGGCAGCAGGCCAATAAAAATGCAGACACCGTTAAAAAGGCCTCGGAATATGTGGCGCAGGCAAATGAAGGTATAAAAGCCGGCAACGATTGCATGCAGAATCTCAACGAGGCTATGCAAGATATCAGTAATTCTTCCGTGAAAATCTCCAACATCACCAAAGTAATTGAGGATATTGCTTTTCAGACCAATATTCTGGCTCTGAATGCAGCTATTGAGGCTGCTCGTGCCGGTAGTGCCGGAAGAGGCTTTGCCGTGGTCGCGGATGAGGTTCGAAACCTGGCAGGAAAATCGGCACAAGCAGCCAAGCAAACCTCTGAGCTGATCGATCATTCCACTGTTTTGGTCGCTGAGGGAGAAAAACTTGCCGCTGAGACCTCTGAAATTTTGGAACAAGTGGCGGAAAAGGCCAAACTGATAGAACAATCCACTCAGGAAATCGAAAAAGCTTCTTCGCAGCAGGTCTATGCTATTGAGCAGATTACACAGGGTCTGTCTCAGGTTGCTTCGGTTGTCCAAACCAATGCGGCCACCTCGGAAGAAAGCTCCGCTTCCAGCGAAGAGCTTTCCGCTCAGGCAGAGATGCTGCGCCATGAGGTAGACCGGTTTAAACTTTCCGGCACCAAACTTGCTGCTATGCAGGTGCAGCCTGCTCCGCTCTTTAATGACGTTTCCAAAGAATCCCGCATTTCTTTGGCCCCAGGCAGCAAATATTAG